Genomic segment of Plasmodium relictum strain SGS1 genome assembly, contig: PRELSG_99_v1_6, whole genome shotgun sequence:
TAAAGTTGAAATTTGATGCATTTATAACTAATGAATATTTgcatcctttttttttttttttaatttaaattaaattaatttaaatatatatttagtaaTCATTTtttcaacttttttttttgttttctaatattataatatatatatgaatttttatacACACAAGGCTTTATACTACTGAgttgaaataaaatttttttcttaattataataatttattgatACAAGCAATTCTTACTTGTACTCCATATTTAAGAATTTAGCACATTTATAcacattttaaaataattatattccttttaatttttttttttttaatttttttttattttcccaATTCACACATTTATTCTTTcttcattaataaaatttaataaattcctattgtaaaattttgcttttatatatataattttattatccattttttaaaattaaatttttacaataatataaaaaaaatggaattctgtaaaatatctttttacaaataatgtacaagtgatttattaattgtccATTCAAAAGACTTTTCTAGAGTATTGAACAAGAaagttaataaataatatgtaGAGCAATCtacttattttctttatgttatattatttttatttaaagaagttatatttaattttaattaagtTGAAAGCTGATTAAACATATAAATCTTTacaaaataacaaaatatataacatataatgaaaacattttataaaaacataaacagaatatatttgataatatattatggtttatgatattttattattgatGAAATCCATTCatctttttgttttatatatttcatttttatgatattgtatgaaattataatatatttaaaaaaaatttattaaacaaattatacattattttctttatatatttttcccaaaaaacaaaatgttttttctttcaaaaaaaaattttttggtaaatttttttttttttctcgtAATAAAGTAGATAGTTCTAATTGATACTTTTTATTCTGTTTGCATgcaattatttttcattttgaaaaaagttaatatattCACTTATCAACCAAAAAGAGAGCATTTAGAGCACTCATCTTTGCAAAGAGCAACAACAATTAAGGaacatataatatattatttttagatGTTAGAGAAGGAAAAGAAGAAACTATATTTTCATCACCTTAAATATGGAAAGAACCAAAATTAGGATAGTTTATTTGGCTCTTATATTTATCCTTTTTagtaatacatatatatgcatgtttaattatatttctattatcCATATTTTTTAGAAGTTTAACACTTTTATTGTCACTGTTGTcattcttctatttttatttatatatacatatatacatgcatatatatatatacatgtagATATAAGCTATGAAGAAAAAGTTGAAATAGCATCTACTAAGTTAAAATcggatataaaaaatttatcatttatttctAATTTGGAAGAAAGAGAActagaaaataattatgttaCTGAATACAacaagaagaagaaaaattttagattttctatttctttggatacaaatatatatagaaaaaaaatagataaattgAAAACTAAAGATGAAAAATTACTGTCTTTATATAGAGATAAACCATCTGTAACCCTAAAAAGTAATCCCGTATCAAGACAGCTgaaagatatatatacagAAGAAGATATTCCATATTTACCAAATGTTTATGCTTATATTTCTAATGAAGGAAAACGAATAGAATTAGATAATATAGAATATTCCtttattgaaaaagaaaCTCCAAAATTAATTGATACCTATGTTTTAAATGATTATATTAGTTTAATTACAAAACTTCATGGTGACTATAGTAAAGCAAAACTATACTATATACAAGCATACTCCTATATGAAAATGGGGCCTTATTTTAATGAAGCTAATACGCATAATTCCAAATTTTTACGTGTTATAATTCCCCTGATAAATAAAGGGATCAAATCTATCAAAGAGTGTATGGTATACTGTAAAGAATCTGAAGAggatattagaaaaaaaaagaatgaatTATATGAACTCATAGGAAATTCTGAGGAAATAAGCTCATTTACAcaaaaaattgataattttaaatcaaatataaatgaaataaaaacaaaattaattaaNNNNNNNNNNNNNNNNNNNNNNNNNNNNNNNNNNNNNNNNNNNNNNNNNNNNNNNNNNNNNNNNNNNNNNNNNNNNNNNNNNNNNNNNNNNNNNNNNNNNNNNNNNNNNNNNNNNNNNNNNNNNNNNNNNNNNNNNNNNACTGACTTTTCAAATGAAGCTGAAAACTTTATGAATTATGATAGTAAATTACTAATAATTAaggataaaaatttttatcagaaaaaagataaagaCTCTTTAAAGTTTTTAATGGAAGAAATTaatgttattattaatattaataaaaaaaacataaaacgtatactttataatattaattcccttaaagataaaattagtataaaaaaacatGACTTAAAAATTGTAAATCTTCTTGAAGTGGTCAGTTTTCCTTCATTAGCTTATAATGAAGTTATTTTTCTAGAAAATtggaataaaaaattgaaattggattttgaaataaaaaaaaaagaaattcatgatttatttgataaaataaaaaaggaattatgggataaaataaaatctcTAGTTTATCCTACAGATGTAGCATCAGAAAGTGAACAAATTAATTCAGATTCACGAAAAATATTAGGTGAGGTAAATTGCATACTTTCTGAAAATTGTGAAATAATAGAAGATTTATCATATAGTTATAGTAGTCCAGAAATTTTtactattaaaaatgaaCTTTCTAAATTATATGGTGAAGTAGCTAAACAGGGGATCAGTTTGAAAAACAAGTGTGATTTGATCAATCAAAAATGTGATTTCATTAAATCTGAAAAAAACCAGATAGAAACATTGAAAAGAAGTTTGCCTCTGGACAAAAGTAACATATTAAATGACATTACGGAAGGTGTTCTTGGtgcaaaagaaaatattgaaGGTATCATAGCATCAGCAAATGATAAACTtcaagaattaaaaaaaataaatacagaattaaatgatttaaGAGGTAAAATTGAGGAACCAATTAAACAGATTCAaacaaaaaaggaaaaacTAAAGGAGTTAGAAAAGAAGgaagatgaagaaataaaacaGGTTATAGAAACTATCAAACAGGAATTAGAGAATATTGgagaaaaaataagtaaGTTAAAACTATTTATGGatttaaaaagtaaagaaaatgaagacttaaaaattattgaaaaagTAATTGATGAATCATCATTTGATAACAAAGATAAATACAGAGCAGAAATGGAAGTAGAAAAAGCAAAAATGGAATCAGCTTTAAAATCTTTATTtgataataaaagaatagaAAAAACATATAGTGAAATTCCAAATTATATAtctgaacaaaaaaaattaaattatatgataTATGACTTGAGTACAGTTAATGGCATATTGAAAGAGTTGAAACAAAAATCTACTGAAATAGATAATATTATAAGAGATGGTACAAGTATTGTGGAAAATGAGATAAAATTTGCAACTAAAAACATTGCAGAATTTAGAGATAAAGTTATTACTGAGTCTATTGAAGATTTACATAACAAAATGAAGAATTCACATGaaacttttaataaaatattgagTTTTATAAATGATATGATGACTGATTATGAAAACAAAAAGGATAAATTTAAGGATTGTGAAAAAGAtatagaaacaaaaaaatgtgAATTTTTGGATAAGTTTGTTGAGGAAGATAATGACACACTAAAAGGAAAAGATACATTTCAAGAAACAATGAGTCTTAAAGAagttattaaagaaaataaaaacttaatattatcaaaaataaatgaaggAAGAAATGTTGTGTGTACTTTTAAAGAACAATTtgaaatatacaaaaaagtAGAGCAACATCAAAAACTTCTTAATAAGGAAGGAATTTTTGAAAATCTTAAagttttaaaagaaaaaattaatataatagaagaagaagaaaaattaaataattttcagaAAAATTATGATAGTGCAACATGTTCAATAGATGACAGTGTAAAAAAAGTTGGactatcaaaaaaaataatagaaaattttaaaattttaaataaagttataaatggggctaataaaaataaagaattatttgaggatttaaaaagaaatttgaAGGAATTAGAGGATAAAGTAAATAAACACATTGCCTCTATTAATGAAGATAATCtgatagaaaaagaaataaaggaGAACTTTTTAAGTAATTTAagtggaaaaaaaaaagaagaggaAGATCAAATGAGAAAAATTGATGAATTAGAGAAAATTTCAAAAGGGTTACTAGAATCttctataaatttaaaaaataatgataaaaatttccTTATCGAAGAATATATGGTAGTGAATTCAGAAAATGTatcaaataaagaaaaaaatttagaatcTATCATAGCTGATATAACCAatctaaatataaaaattaatgaattaaatgcAAATGTTGATAATTTAGTTAACTTccagaataataaaattgcaaatttaatttatgatCTTATAAGGAAATTATATCAAGAAATAAATAGCAAAATAGAAACGAGTTCAGAAATTTTAAAGGTAACAGAAAAGAGTTtcgaaaaatataaatttgaaaaagatataaagaATGTGCTTTATGagattaataaagaaaaattgaaCGAAATATCGCAAAGTTTTAGTGAATTAAGGAATAATATTAATGCATACAAAGAAAAATTTGTAGAAATTCAACATAAATCTAAAAATGAAGCTGATAACTCTTACAATATCGagaaatataatgaaaaattcaatgaaaaaagaagtaatatgaaaaaaagttatgaaaaattgaaaaaagaaTTGGAAGATTATATTAAAGTAGATggaaaattgaaaaatacaTTAGCAAacattaatgaaaaaaagttagaatataaaaagacTTTATTATATGATCATCTTGATAATATTACGGACATAAAAAGAAGAGgtgaagaagaaataaaagctATTGATCTGTATAAAGAAAGAATTGAACAattaagagaaaaaatacCTGACATCGGAGAATGCGAATTAGAGAATTTTAATTGTGAAGGTTATGTTAATGatgctaaaaaaaataaagaggaTATAAATATACTAGAACAAGATGTAAGGGTAACAAGGGGAAAGATATCCAGCAtcaaagaagaaaatgatattaataatatccAAATGACAGTTGAGAGAAAATTGAAAGAAGTACTAAATAAAAAGAGCAAAATAGATAATGCatcaaaaataattaaacatATGGAAAAATTGTTAACGTTGACAAAATTTAGTGTAGTAATGGAagacataaaaaataacgcTAAAATGGTTAAGAAGGAAgaagaaaatgtaaaaaaagaattcaCAGAATCAGAaaatacaaaagaaaaagtaatggatgatttaaaaaatgcaGAAAAATTAAGGGATTTACTTATAAATAACTTGGATTTAGATTCCCTTAATAAAAGTATAGAGGAGATTATATTAGTTAAAAGTAGCATTGCAtctaaaatagaaaatataaacgAATTTTTAACAAAGGTGGAAAAACATAAAGTAAATTCTtcgttatattttaataatatccTAAGAGGAAaggataaaataatatatttaaaaaatcatgatcaagaaaaaatagatgaTCAAGTAATGGAAGATGTAAATAAGTATGTTGTTGAATCTGGAAATTACTTAAATAAGGCATCTAAATATACAGAAGAAACTcgtaaaaattatgaattatCTTTgaaatatgaagaaaaaatgaatgatATTTTAACTGATTCTTTAATCTTAGCAGAAAAAATCAAAGTtgagatgaaaaaaaattatgttacAGATATTCTAATAGAAATGCAGAATGGTTACTACgataatatatacatattagAAAGATTAAAAAACAGGTTAATTAGATTAAAgcaagaagatattaatataaaaagtgaGGATGAagcaaataataaaaaatctaTAGATGCATTTGCCAAAATACAAATTACAAGAACAAATGCAAACCACATTTTACTATATAAAgaggaattaaaaaatagtataataaatattataagtgatgttgaaaataaaatggaTTCCTTTTATACTATAGtcgaaaaaaattatgaaaatccATTGATTGAATTGGAAACAGAgaaagataaattaaaaaaaatttcaaggATTTTAGAAGAAtttgaagaagaaaaaaaaaatttaaatattaaactAAATAATCTCAAAGGTATAGAAACTATAACTGCTAATCTAGAAGATCAAAtggaaatatataaaaaatattatgaagaAGGAATTTtggaagaaataaaaaaaatagctgatgaatataaaaaaaatatagatatattaATACAATCAATAAAATTAACTATTGACACatcaattaaatttttaaaaaattctgtATTGAAAGATAAtgatataatacaaaaatttaaagatcCTGAAAGAAAgatgaataaaatatatgatgtATTTGATAAATCATACaaagaaatagaagaaaCTGTGTTAAGAATTTCAAAGTCATTGAATACCTATAATGAtgtgaaagaaaaaaagaaaaaagctaaaatagaaaaagaaaaactaaAGGAACTAGAGAAAGAAATGAGAAAATTGTTGAATGATGTTAAAGATATTAAAAGGAATGAGGCATTAagattaatattatatatgaaaaatcaGCTAGATGAAGTTAATGAAAATTCTGATAAAGAGTATTTAGAATTGAATGAACATGCAGAAGAcattaaaagaaatgttCAAAACATAATGAATTCAAAAAACATAAACACTGCATTGGTTGAATTACATAatgcaaaaaataaaaatagtgaatttaaaaaaaggaaaatagtACATTCTTCTTATAAAGATAAATCATATTTCATTTACAATGAAATAAGTAAAGCAATAGAATTTGTAGATATGAACATAGAATCTTTATCAATTTTGGAAGGTTATGAAGGTGTAGAAAATGTAGAAGATATTGTTTTAAGAATTCAAGGAAATTCATATGATATAGATGACATAGAAAAAgagaatgaagaaaatattatgattatgaaaaatatttatgaaaaaataaaaataaaagaagagttaaaaaaaaaaattaatattataagagAGGAAGTTGATAAACTACTATGTAATGCACAAGATTCATCTGagaaatataagaaaattaaagaaatatatattgataaggaatattatgaaatattacaaaattttaaagagtatgataattttaaaaaaatgactAGTTcttatgaagaaaaatataataaaatggaGATAGAGTTAAAAACAGATGAAATAATAACAGagattaataaatataagaactttttaaatgatttagTTGATTTTATTGAAAggttatatataaagaagtTTACTGTGAGTGTAATAGAAAAAACAGaagattatattaaaattatttcaaataaaGTAGTAGATACAAACAATAAAACTTTAGAAATTAATGCCTCtttttatgatttattagaattaagaaagaaatgccaattatattttctctCTTTAGTTATTGCAGCTATCAATAATGAAATATCAAAAGACTTACtcctaataaaaaaaaagaaaaatgattCTTTTGATTGTGTAAAGTATGTTATAAATAGTTATAACTCTATAAATAATGACATTTATACAACCAATGAATGTTTTTCtagaaaaataattagtAGTTATCAATCAAATGATGTTGATTATTTCAAAAAGCTTGCAAttgaatttaaaataaaggaaCGAGCAATTAtggaaataatatataatataagacaaatatttttaagagtaaataaaaaaaaagattctATCTGTATAGATGAAAATTTACAAGAATTAAAATATCTGTATAAAGAatttaaagaagaaaaaaaacaattaaaaataatttacaaaaaaatgaatgaaaCAAAGTTGAACGAAATGGATAATAGTGCTAAAAAATTCATTGACATAGCAGAGTCATATAAAAATGgtatagaaaatgaaaaaggaaaaatattagacataaaaaattatatagaaaaGATTGAATACTTTATGAAAGGAGAAAAAAGAGAATCACATATTAATAGTCCTATGTATACAGAAGGAAAAGCGGTACAATATGAtagaatttataatattaatataggTATAGTCATAGAAATAGAGAATTTAGAAAAGTGcaataatagtaaaaataataaattgaCAAATCATATCAAAcaaatttcatatttattagaAAGAACAATATCTTTATTGAAAGATATAGAATTATATCAATACGAGAGTGATGATAAACTATCAAAGGAAGaaattaaagaattattaaataatttaaatgattataaaaaaagaactaAAAGTAAGATAGAAGAATCAagaagaatttttaaaaatctaTTGAGAAGTATAGACCAAATTAAGGAGTTTATACGTGAAAACGATAGTAGGATTCTTTCTATTTTCAatgttgtaaaaaaaatgaataatgtAAACGGAAACAATAATTTAAaggttataaaaaaattaataaataataatgttgATAATAGTTCTGAACGTTGTAAAAAGAATTTAGGATTATTTGGgctaaataatgaaaataggaaaaataaatttgataAATCAAAGATCAAACTAACAGTAGGGATATTAATAGGATTGATAATATGTTTTGGAGGGGttactttaattttatataaaaataaaaatagggAAAATGATGTCCCAAATAAGAGATATGAAGGGTATGAATTTTCTAATGATTTATATAACTCTGTTAAAGAAGGAGatattgaaatatttttttctggTTAACAAAGGATACATCGATATTTTTAAACATTAAATATTGGAAGAAATATAATAGAATTACAAATTTTGTTGAGTACATgaaattcttaaaaaaaatacgttatctaatttaaaaaatatatttttttttaaagaaaatgaattttattttaagacatttcttctttttttaaagaattgatttattaattgcccgtttaatggcTTTGCTAgaatattaaacaaacaaattaatagatAGCCTTAACTTCCATCGATACAGATTCCCAGAGTTAATTGAATCTAATCCTGTTAAGCTTTTATAGTctgttttaattaaatttttggatcattttatataatagtcAAAATTTTCACATGCTATTACTATAgcaaataattctttttctataGTGCTCCATCTCCTTTGTGCATCATTCAACTTTCTAGaagtaaaattaataaatttattaaatccaGTCTTTTCATCTATTTGTACCAAAACAGCACCTATAGCATAAGCAGATGAAtcaatataaatgatataagGTTTTCCAGGTTCAGAGAATTATAATGATGTGATTTCAGCCATTTTTCTCTTAATATGTTCAAATATTTGAGAATATTCTTCAGTCCATATAAACTTTTCCTTTTTAGATGTCAAAAGGACTAATCTAGAAGTTAATTCAAAGAAATTTCTAATATAAtttctataataattaaCATCTCCTAGAAAAGATCTTAATTGTTTCTTTGTTTTTGACCTTGTAGTTCCCATAATAGTACTTATTCTGTCTGGTTGGTCAATGAATAAACTCATTGCCCTTAATTAATATACAGTTTAAgatttttcttaataaaacTTACATATATGTTCGTAGTTAATTTCATAATATCAAATAATTGTTTAaaacttaaataattatgtctTCTCTAGGAGTACATTGCATGCAAAAAGTCAAGATACCAGAACCTTGACCAATCTGGTTCGTTTACTTActgttttttctttaagaCACATCTCGGTTATGATTATattatgtctttttttttattttttttttttttgaaaagagATTGAAAAGAAAAGGANNNNNNNNNNNNNNNNNNNNNNNNNNNNNNNNNNNNNNNNNNNNNNNNNNNNNNNNNNNNNNNNNNNNNNNNNNNNNNNNNNNNNNNNNNNNNNNNNNNNNNNNNNNNNNNNNNNNNNNNNNNNNNNNNNNNNNNNNNNNNNNNNNNNNNNNNNNNNNNNNNNNNNNNNNcaaaattataaaggagtcctaaaacttgctctttattaacttggTGATTAATAAAAGCTATTGTTAACCTTTTTCAGTGCAATATGCTAGGTTACTGTATGTGTATGTACAAATTACCCATGCACTGACTGGTTAACaaaagatattataattttttgtagtATATTAAGCTAGGTTACTGTATGTTTATGTACAAACTAGTATGTACTgacactaataaaaaaaatatatatatatataNNNNNNNNNNNNNNNN
This window contains:
- a CDS encoding reticulocyte binding protein, putative, whose translation is MERTKIRIVYLALIFILFNISYEEKVEIASTKLKSDIKNLSFISNLEERELENNYVTEYNKKKKNFRFSISLDTNIYRKKIDKLKTKDEKLLSLYRDKPSVTLKSNPVSRQLKDIYTEEDIPYLPNVYAYISNEGKRIELDNIEYSFIEKETPKLIDTYVLNDYISLITKLHGDYSKAKLYYIQAYSYMKMGPYFNEANTHNSKFLRVIIPLINKGIKSIKECMVYCKESEEDIRKKKNELYELIGNSEEISSFTQKIDNFKSNINEIKTKLIXXXXXXXXXXXXXXXXXXXXXXXXXXXXXXXXXXXXXXXXXXXXXXXTDFSNEAENFMNYDSKLLIIKDKNFYQKKDKDSLKFLMEEINVIININKKNIKRILYNINSLKDKISIKKHDLKIVNLLEVVSFPSLAYNEVIFLENWNKKLKLDFEIKKKEIHDLFDKIKKELWDKIKSLVYPTDVASESEQINSDSRKILGEVNCILSENCEIIEDLSYSYSSPEIFTIKNELSKLYGEVAKQGISLKNKCDLINQKCDFIKSEKNQIETLKRSLPLDKSNILNDITEGVLGAKENIEGIIASANDKLQELKKINTELNDLRGKIEEPIKQIQTKKEKLKELEKKEDEEIKQVIETIKQELENIGEKISKLKLFMDLKSKENEDLKIIEKVIDESSFDNKDKYRAEMEVEKAKMESALKSLFDNKRIEKTYSEIPNYISEQKKLNYMIYDLSTVNGILKELKQKSTEIDNIIRDGTSIVENEIKFATKNIAEFRDKVITESIEDLHNKMKNSHETFNKILSFINDMMTDYENKKDKFKDCEKDIETKKCEFLDKFVEEDNDTLKGKDTFQETMSLKEVIKENKNLILSKINEGRNVVCTFKEQFEIYKKVEQHQKLLNKEGIFENLKVLKEKINIIEEEEKLNNFQKNYDSATCSIDDSVKKVGLSKKIIENFKILNKVINGANKNKELFEDLKRNLKELEDKVNKHIASINEDNLIEKEIKENFLSNLSGKKKEEEDQMRKIDELEKISKGLLESSINLKNNDKNFLIEEYMVVNSENVSNKEKNLESIIADITNLNIKINELNANVDNLVNFQNNKIANLIYDLIRKLYQEINSKIETSSEILKVTEKSFEKYKFEKDIKNVLYEINKEKLNEISQSFSELRNNINAYKEKFVEIQHKSKNEADNSYNIEKYNEKFNEKRSNMKKSYEKLKKELEDYIKVDGKLKNTLANINEKKLEYKKTLLYDHLDNITDIKRRGEEEIKAIDLYKERIEQLREKIPDIGECELENFNCEGYVNDAKKNKEDINILEQDVRVTRGKISSIKEENDINNIQMTVERKLKEVLNKKSKIDNASKIIKHMEKLLTLTKFSVVMEDIKNNAKMVKKEEENVKKEFTESENTKEKVMDDLKNAEKLRDLLINNLDLDSLNKSIEEIILVKSSIASKIENINEFLTKVEKHKVNSSLYFNNILRGKDKIIYLKNHDQEKIDDQVMEDVNKYVVESGNYLNKASKYTEETRKNYELSLKYEEKMNDILTDSLILAEKIKVEMKKNYVTDILIEMQNGYYDNIYILERLKNRLIRLKQEDINIKSEDEANNKKSIDAFAKIQITRTNANHILLYKEELKNSIINIISDVENKMDSFYTIVEKNYENPLIELETEKDKLKKISRILEEFEEEKKNLNIKLNNLKGIETITANLEDQMEIYKKYYEEGILEEIKKIADEYKKNIDILIQSIKLTIDTSIKFLKNSVLKDNDIIQKFKDPERKMNKIYDVFDKSYKEIEETVLRISKSLNTYNDVKEKKKKAKIEKEKLKELEKEMRKLLNDVKDIKRNEALRLILYMKNQLDEVNENSDKEYLELNEHAEDIKRNVQNIMNSKNINTALVELHNAKNKNSEFKKRKIVHSSYKDKSYFIYNEISKAIEFVDMNIESLSILEGYEGVENVEDIVLRIQGNSYDIDDIEKENEENIMIMKNIYEKIKIKEELKKKINIIREEVDKLLCNAQDSSEKYKKIKEIYIDKEYYEILQNFKEYDNFKKMTSSYEEKYNKMEIELKTDEIITEINKYKNFLNDLVDFIERLYIKKFTVSVIEKTEDYIKIISNKVVDTNNKTLEINASFYDLLELRKKCQLYFLSLVIAAINNEISKDLLLIKKKKNDSFDCVKYVINSYNSINNDIYTTNECFSRKIISSYQSNDVDYFKKLAIEFKIKERAIMEIIYNIRQIFLRVNKKKDSICIDENLQELKYLYKEFKEEKKQLKIIYKKMNETKLNEMDNSAKKFIDIAESYKNGIENEKGKILDIKNYIEKIEYFMKGEKRESHINSPMYTEGKAVQYDRIYNINIGIVIEIENLEKCNNSKNNKLTNHIKQISYLLERTISLLKDIELYQYESDDKLSKEEIKELLNNLNDYKKRTKSKIEESRRIFKNLLRSIDQIKEFIRENDSRILSIFNVVKKMNNVNGNNNLKVIKKLINNNVDNSSERCKKNLGLFGLNNENRKNKFDKSKIKLTVGILIGLIICFGGVTLILYKNKNRENDVPNKRYEGYEFSNDLYNSVKEGDIEIFFSG